The following are encoded in a window of Bordetella genomosp. 10 genomic DNA:
- a CDS encoding TetR/AcrR family transcriptional regulator yields MGAARRALILEAARRVFAQTGLAQASLRAIAREAGCTTGAIYPWFGSKEALYAALLEESLDTLHRHLAEHLARAGDAQAARAAARAFYGYYAQRPADLSLGFYLFQGLAPRGLGPDLDRKLNARLAACVGLLGEGLARTRPDADAALGSMQMFAYLSGLLLLRHTGRLKSLAQDAQDLLDAYCRTLETLP; encoded by the coding sequence ATGGGCGCGGCCCGGCGCGCGCTGATCCTGGAGGCGGCGCGGCGCGTGTTCGCCCAGACGGGACTGGCCCAGGCCAGCCTGCGCGCCATCGCCCGCGAGGCCGGATGCACCACCGGCGCCATCTATCCCTGGTTCGGCAGCAAGGAGGCCCTGTATGCCGCCCTGCTGGAAGAATCCCTGGACACCCTGCACCGGCATCTGGCGGAACACCTGGCGCGCGCCGGGGACGCCCAGGCCGCGCGCGCGGCGGCGCGGGCCTTCTACGGCTACTACGCGCAGCGGCCGGCCGACCTGTCGTTGGGCTTCTATCTGTTCCAGGGGCTGGCGCCGCGCGGGCTGGGACCGGACCTTGACCGGAAGTTGAACGCGCGCCTGGCCGCCTGCGTGGGCTTGCTGGGCGAGGGATTGGCGCGCACGCGGCCGGACGCCGACGCCGCGCTGGGCAGCATGCAGATGTTCGCCTACCTGAGCGGCCTGTTGCTGCTGCGCCATACCGGCCGGCTGAAATCCCTCGCGCAAGACGCGCAGGATCTGCTCGACGCCTACTGCCGCACCCTGGAGACCTTGCCATGA
- a CDS encoding porin — translation MKKTLLAAALLAGFAGVAQAETSVTLYGIVDLGVAYQQIKGLSGTGSDKASRFGLSNGGQSGSRWGLRGSEDLGDGLRAVFTLESGFTAGNGQMAQNSRLFGRQATLGLASNSWGQLDFGRQTNVASKFFSAIDPFQEGFNLANIGTAFSSANTTRYDNMVLYQTPVFGGFQAGAGYSFNVDDTNSAQSGFNTDHNQRGITAGLRYVNGPINLAAGYDQLNRSNTDTTGGNSGDKIRAWLVGGSYDFEVLKLSLAYGQTRGGWIQASSINGAPMTNGSLTDGQTLPGNLSTNVYRSGLRVNSYMVGLSAPIGGSTSVFGSWQRLDPNNGNYYTSGNNDETTNVFSVGATYNLSKRTNLYAVASYAKDYAFVDGLKTTVVALGVRHMF, via the coding sequence ATGAAAAAGACTCTGCTCGCTGCCGCCCTGCTCGCCGGTTTCGCCGGTGTTGCCCAGGCAGAAACGTCGGTGACCCTGTACGGGATCGTCGACCTCGGTGTTGCCTATCAACAAATCAAGGGTCTGAGCGGCACGGGTTCGGACAAGGCTTCGCGCTTCGGTCTGAGCAACGGTGGGCAAAGCGGCTCGCGCTGGGGTCTGCGTGGTAGCGAAGATCTGGGTGATGGCCTGCGCGCTGTTTTCACCCTGGAATCGGGTTTCACCGCCGGTAACGGCCAAATGGCGCAGAACAGCCGTCTGTTCGGCCGTCAAGCCACCCTGGGTCTGGCCAGCAACTCCTGGGGCCAACTGGACTTCGGTCGCCAAACCAACGTCGCGTCGAAGTTCTTCAGCGCGATCGATCCCTTCCAGGAAGGTTTCAACCTGGCGAACATCGGTACGGCCTTCAGCTCGGCTAACACGACCCGCTACGACAACATGGTGCTGTACCAAACCCCCGTGTTTGGCGGCTTCCAGGCTGGCGCCGGCTACTCGTTCAACGTGGACGACACGAACTCGGCTCAAAGCGGCTTCAACACCGACCACAACCAGCGCGGCATCACCGCCGGTCTGCGTTACGTCAACGGCCCGATCAACCTGGCCGCTGGCTATGACCAGTTGAACCGCAGCAACACCGACACCACCGGCGGCAACAGCGGCGACAAGATCCGCGCTTGGCTGGTTGGCGGTTCGTATGACTTCGAAGTGCTGAAGCTGTCCTTGGCCTACGGCCAGACCCGCGGCGGCTGGATCCAAGCTTCGTCGATCAACGGCGCCCCCATGACCAACGGTTCGCTGACCGACGGCCAAACCCTGCCGGGTAACCTGTCGACGAACGTCTACCGTTCGGGCCTGCGCGTCAACTCGTACATGGTTGGCCTGAGCGCTCCGATCGGCGGCTCGACCAGCGTCTTCGGTTCGTGGCAGCGTCTGGACCCGAACAACGGCAACTACTACACCTCGGGCAACAACGACGAAACGACCAACGTGTTCTCGGTTGGCGCTACGTACAACCTGTCCAAGCGTACCAACCTGTACGCCGTGGCTTCCTACGCCAAGGACTACGCGTTCGTGGACGGTCTGAAGACCACCGTGGTCGCGCTGGGTGTGCGTCACATGTTCTAA
- a CDS encoding NADH-quinone oxidoreductase subunit A has translation MNLQEYFPVLLFIVVATGIGFALLTAGSLLGPRRPYAEKLAPYECGFEAFEDARMKFDVRYYLVAILFILFDLEIAFLFPWAIAHGAVGMVGFWTVMIFLAVLTVGFIYEWKKGALDWE, from the coding sequence ATGAACCTGCAAGAATATTTCCCCGTTCTGCTTTTTATCGTCGTGGCGACGGGTATAGGCTTTGCGCTGCTGACGGCGGGCTCGCTGCTCGGGCCCCGGCGCCCCTACGCGGAAAAACTCGCTCCCTACGAGTGCGGCTTCGAGGCTTTCGAGGACGCCCGCATGAAGTTCGACGTGCGTTACTACCTCGTCGCCATCCTTTTCATCCTGTTCGACCTCGAGATCGCCTTCCTGTTTCCCTGGGCCATCGCGCATGGCGCGGTCGGCATGGTGGGTTTCTGGACAGTCATGATTTTCCTGGCCGTGCTGACGGTGGGTTTCATCTACGAATGGAAGAAGGGCGCGCTCGACTGGGAGTAA
- a CDS encoding NuoB/complex I 20 kDa subunit family protein, translating into MAIEEGLHKQGFITTSADKFINWAKTGSMWPMTFGLACCAVEMMHAGAARYDLDQFGIIFRPSPRQSDLMIVAGTLCNKMAPALRKVYDQMPEPRWVVSMGSCANGGGYYHYSYSVVRGCDRIVPVDVYVPGCPPTAEALVYGLLQMQDKIRRTNTIAR; encoded by the coding sequence ATGGCTATTGAAGAAGGCTTACACAAGCAAGGCTTTATCACCACCAGCGCCGACAAGTTCATCAACTGGGCGAAGACCGGTTCGATGTGGCCCATGACCTTCGGTCTGGCCTGTTGCGCGGTGGAGATGATGCACGCGGGCGCCGCCCGTTACGACTTGGACCAGTTCGGGATCATCTTCCGTCCGAGTCCCCGTCAGTCGGACCTGATGATCGTCGCGGGCACCCTGTGCAACAAGATGGCGCCGGCGCTGCGCAAGGTCTACGACCAGATGCCGGAACCGCGCTGGGTCGTGTCGATGGGCTCCTGTGCGAACGGTGGCGGCTACTACCACTACTCGTATTCGGTCGTGCGCGGTTGCGATCGTATCGTGCCGGTCGATGTCTATGTGCCGGGTTGCCCGCCGACGGCGGAGGCGCTGGTCTACGGTCTTCTGCAGATGCAGGACAAGATCCGTCGGACCAACACCATCGCGCGCTGA
- a CDS encoding NADH-quinone oxidoreductase subunit C, whose product MMTRLETLKNNLLAAFGDAIVLNEALGELTLEVPPAQWVSACNKLRTEPTLRFESCIDLCGVDYLTWGNGSRQQAEEKAGRAQGSRYAVVVHLLSVEHNWRLRVRTWAPQDDFPMVSSLVECWPGVNWYEREAFDLYGIVFEGHPDLRRILTDYGFIGHPFRKDFPLSGNVEMRYDPEQRRVIYQPVTIDPREITPRVVREDTYGAGR is encoded by the coding sequence ATGATGACCAGGCTCGAAACCCTGAAAAACAACCTGCTGGCCGCGTTTGGCGATGCAATCGTGCTGAACGAGGCCTTGGGTGAACTGACCCTCGAAGTTCCGCCGGCGCAATGGGTGTCGGCCTGCAACAAGCTGCGCACCGAACCCACGCTGCGCTTCGAATCCTGTATCGACCTTTGCGGCGTCGATTACCTGACGTGGGGCAACGGCTCGCGCCAGCAGGCCGAGGAAAAGGCCGGCCGCGCGCAGGGCAGCCGCTACGCGGTGGTCGTGCACCTGCTCTCGGTCGAGCACAACTGGCGCCTGCGCGTGCGCACCTGGGCCCCCCAGGACGACTTCCCCATGGTGTCGTCGCTGGTCGAGTGCTGGCCCGGCGTGAACTGGTACGAGCGCGAAGCCTTCGACCTCTACGGCATCGTCTTCGAAGGCCACCCCGACCTGCGCCGCATCCTGACGGACTATGGCTTCATCGGCCATCCCTTCCGCAAGGACTTCCCGCTCTCCGGCAACGTGGAAATGCGCTACGACCCCGAGCAGCGCCGCGTCATCTACCAGCCGGTCACCATCGATCCGCGTGAAATCACGCCGCGCGTCGTGCGCGAAGATACTTACGGAGCCGGTCGCTGA
- a CDS encoding NADH-quinone oxidoreductase subunit D: MAEIKNYTLNFGPQHPAAHGVLRLVLELDGEVIQRADPHIGLLHRATEKLAEHKTFIQALPYMDRLDYVSMMCNEHAYVMAIEKLLGVEAPLRAQYIRVMFDEITRILNHLMSLGSHALDVGAMAVFLYAFREREDLMDCYEAVSGARMHAAYYRPGGVYRDLPDTMPQQAGSKYRSEKEMRQWNEARSGSLLDFIEDFTNRFPACVDEYETLLTDNRIWKQRLVGIGVVDPDRAKALGFTGPMLRGSGVAWDLRKTQPYEVYDLLDFDIPVGVNGDCYDRYLVRVNELRQSNRIIRQCVEWLRNNPGPVMIDNHKVAPPKRTAMKTNMEELIHHFKLFTEGFHVPPGEAYSSVEHPKGEFGIYLVSDGANKPYRLKIRAPGFPHLHALDEMSRGHMIADAVTIIGTQDIVFGEIDR; this comes from the coding sequence ATGGCTGAAATCAAGAACTACACGCTGAACTTCGGTCCGCAGCACCCGGCCGCGCACGGCGTGCTGCGCCTGGTGCTGGAACTGGACGGCGAAGTGATCCAGCGCGCCGACCCGCACATCGGCCTGCTGCACCGCGCGACCGAAAAGCTCGCCGAGCACAAGACCTTCATCCAGGCGCTGCCCTACATGGACCGCCTGGACTACGTGTCCATGATGTGCAACGAGCACGCCTACGTCATGGCCATCGAGAAGCTGCTGGGCGTCGAGGCGCCGCTGCGCGCGCAATACATCCGGGTGATGTTCGACGAAATCACCCGGATCCTGAACCACCTGATGTCGCTGGGTTCGCACGCGCTGGACGTGGGCGCCATGGCGGTCTTCCTGTACGCCTTCCGCGAGCGCGAAGACCTGATGGACTGCTACGAAGCCGTGTCGGGCGCGCGCATGCACGCGGCCTACTACCGTCCGGGCGGCGTCTACCGCGACCTGCCGGACACCATGCCGCAGCAGGCCGGCAGCAAGTACCGCAGCGAAAAGGAAATGCGCCAGTGGAACGAGGCGCGTTCGGGCTCGCTGCTCGATTTCATCGAGGACTTCACCAACCGCTTCCCGGCCTGCGTCGACGAGTACGAAACCCTGCTCACCGACAACCGCATCTGGAAGCAGCGGCTGGTGGGCATCGGCGTCGTCGATCCGGACCGCGCCAAGGCGCTGGGCTTCACCGGCCCGATGCTGCGCGGCTCGGGCGTGGCCTGGGACCTGCGCAAGACGCAGCCGTATGAAGTCTACGACCTGCTGGACTTCGACATCCCCGTCGGCGTGAACGGTGACTGCTACGACCGCTACCTGGTGCGCGTGAACGAACTGCGCCAGAGCAACCGCATCATCCGCCAGTGTGTCGAGTGGCTGCGCAACAACCCCGGCCCGGTGATGATCGACAACCACAAGGTGGCGCCGCCCAAGCGCACCGCCATGAAGACCAACATGGAAGAGCTGATCCACCACTTCAAGCTCTTCACCGAAGGTTTCCATGTGCCGCCGGGCGAGGCGTACAGCTCGGTCGAACACCCGAAAGGCGAATTCGGCATCTACCTGGTGTCCGACGGCGCCAACAAGCCTTACCGCCTGAAGATCCGCGCGCCCGGTTTCCCCCATTTGCACGCGCTGGACGAAATGTCGCGCGGCCACATGATCGCCGACGCCGTCACGATCATCGGCACGCAGGACATCGTGTTCGGCGAGATCGACCGCTAA
- the nuoE gene encoding NADH-quinone oxidoreductase subunit NuoE, with product MLLSEQAYQKIDRELTKFPADQKQSAIMASLAIAQDEQGWLSTEIIEDVANYLGVPPIAVQEVATFYNMFDVNKVGKHKISVCTNLPCALRDGERAGDYLKRKLGVDYRGTTADGLFTLVEGECMGACGDAPVLIVNNKHMCVRMSEEKLDALVASLKAQGESA from the coding sequence ATGCTGCTTTCCGAACAGGCTTACCAGAAAATCGACCGGGAACTGACCAAGTTCCCGGCCGATCAGAAGCAGTCGGCCATCATGGCTTCCCTGGCGATCGCCCAGGACGAGCAGGGTTGGTTGTCGACCGAGATCATCGAGGACGTGGCCAATTACCTTGGTGTGCCGCCCATCGCCGTGCAGGAGGTCGCGACCTTCTACAACATGTTCGACGTCAACAAGGTCGGCAAGCACAAGATCAGCGTCTGTACCAACCTGCCTTGCGCGCTGCGCGACGGCGAACGGGCCGGCGACTACCTCAAGCGCAAGCTGGGCGTGGACTATCGCGGCACCACCGCCGACGGCCTGTTCACCCTGGTCGAGGGCGAATGCATGGGCGCCTGTGGCGACGCCCCGGTGCTGATCGTGAACAACAAGCACATGTGCGTGCGCATGTCGGAAGAAAAGCTGGATGCGCTGGTGGCCAGCTTGAAGGCACAAGGAGAGTCGGCATGA
- the nuoF gene encoding NADH-quinone oxidoreductase subunit NuoF, producing the protein MNAPDLYRQFSQGLEPNPLHDLSQSMCLHGRHIGAQILDGLDGQNWRLEEYVKRGGYEALRKILTTGMKPEDVIAEVKASGLRGRGGAGFPTGLKWSFMPRTFPGQKYLVCNSDEGEPGTFKDRDILRFNPHIVIEGMAIAAYAMGISVGYNYIHGEIFEVYERFEEALEEARAAGFLGDKLLGSEFSFQLHAFHGYGAYICGEETALLESLEGKKGQPRFKPPFPASFGLYGKPTTINNTETFAAVPWIIRNGGQQYLEVGKPNNGGTKIFSITGDVERPGNYEIPLGTPFSKLLELAGGMRAGRQLKAVIPGGSSAPVLPANIMMETTMDYDAIAKAGSMLGSGAVIVMDDTRCMVKSLLRLSYFYFEESCGQCTPCREGTGWLYRMVHRIEHGHGRPEDLDLLDNVAGNIMGRTICALGDAAAMPVRGFLKHFRDEFAHHIEHKSCVVPQYL; encoded by the coding sequence ATGAACGCGCCGGACCTGTACCGTCAATTTTCGCAGGGCCTGGAGCCCAATCCCCTGCACGATCTGTCGCAGTCGATGTGCCTGCACGGCCGCCATATCGGCGCGCAGATCCTGGATGGCCTGGACGGCCAGAACTGGCGCCTGGAAGAGTACGTCAAGCGCGGCGGCTACGAGGCCCTGCGCAAGATCCTGACCACCGGCATGAAGCCGGAGGACGTCATCGCCGAGGTCAAGGCCTCGGGCCTGCGCGGCCGCGGCGGCGCGGGCTTCCCGACCGGCCTGAAGTGGAGCTTCATGCCGCGCACCTTCCCGGGCCAGAAGTATCTCGTCTGCAATTCGGACGAAGGCGAGCCGGGCACGTTCAAGGACCGCGACATCCTGCGCTTCAACCCGCACATCGTCATCGAGGGCATGGCCATCGCCGCCTACGCGATGGGCATCTCGGTCGGCTACAACTACATCCACGGCGAAATCTTCGAAGTCTACGAACGTTTCGAGGAAGCGCTGGAAGAGGCGCGCGCCGCCGGCTTCCTGGGCGACAAGCTGCTGGGCTCGGAGTTCAGCTTCCAGTTGCACGCCTTCCATGGCTACGGCGCCTACATCTGCGGCGAGGAAACCGCGCTGCTCGAATCGCTGGAAGGCAAGAAGGGCCAGCCGCGCTTCAAGCCGCCGTTCCCCGCCAGCTTCGGCCTGTACGGCAAGCCCACCACGATCAACAACACCGAAACCTTCGCGGCGGTGCCCTGGATCATCCGCAACGGCGGCCAGCAGTACCTGGAAGTGGGCAAGCCCAACAACGGCGGCACCAAGATCTTCTCGATCACCGGCGACGTCGAGCGTCCCGGCAACTACGAGATCCCGCTGGGCACGCCGTTCTCCAAGCTGCTCGAGCTGGCCGGCGGCATGCGCGCCGGCCGCCAGTTGAAGGCGGTCATCCCCGGCGGCTCCAGCGCGCCGGTGCTGCCGGCGAACATCATGATGGAAACCACCATGGACTACGACGCCATCGCCAAGGCGGGCTCCATGCTGGGTTCGGGCGCGGTCATCGTCATGGACGATACGCGCTGCATGGTCAAGTCGCTGCTGCGCCTGTCCTATTTCTACTTCGAGGAAAGCTGCGGCCAGTGCACGCCGTGCCGCGAAGGCACCGGCTGGCTCTACCGCATGGTCCATCGCATCGAGCACGGCCATGGCCGCCCGGAAGACCTGGACCTGCTGGACAACGTCGCCGGCAACATCATGGGCCGCACCATCTGCGCCCTGGGCGACGCGGCCGCCATGCCGGTCAGAGGCTTTCTGAAGCATTTTCGTGACGAATTCGCGCACCACATCGAGCACAAGTCGTGTGTGGTCCCGCAATATCTGTAG
- the nuoG gene encoding NADH-quinone oxidoreductase subunit NuoG codes for MVELTVDGNKVEVPEGSMVMHAAQKVGQYVPHFCYHKKLSIAANCRMCLVEVEKAPKALPACATPVTNGMVVFTNSEKAKAAQKSVMEFLLINHPLDCPICDQGGECQLQDLAVGYGGSASRYHEEKRVVFHKDLGPLVSAEEMARCIHCTRCVRFGQEIAGVMELGMLNRGEHSEITTFVGRSIESELSGNMIDLCPVGALTSKPFRYSARTWELARRRSVSPHDSVGANLVVQVKGEHVMRVVPFENEAVNECWISDRDRFSYEGLNSEDRLGVPMIRNADGTWREASWADALQAVGQGLARVRDSFGAGQIGALATEYATTEEYALLGRLVRALGSENIDFRLRQTDPAFDAALTGAPWLGMPIADLDTLDRVLVVGSFLRKDHPLFAQRLRQAAKRGTQVLLVDSAADDPLLPVAGRLTVAPSELPRALAEVAVALAQLKGQAVPAGFASVTPGENAKLIAASLTSGANAGVFLGNLAVASAQASVLAANAQAIAELAGARLGFLTSGGNTVGGYLAGAVPGKGGKTAAAMLADPLKAYIVLHAEPLLDADNGPQAVAALRDAQFTVALTSYRSAAADWADVMLPVAPFTETSGTFINAQGLAQSFKGTVAPHGESRPGWKVLRVLGNVLHLPGFDDETSESVRDAALSGGIEGRLSNRIAAAVGVGQALSGLERVADVPIYRTDAIVRRSEPLQAAPASRAPAARMNGRTLAGLGLTAGVKVKVATAAGSVELETVQDDAVADRAVRVAAAFEKTAALGGAFGQISVERA; via the coding sequence ATGGTTGAACTAACCGTCGACGGCAACAAGGTAGAAGTGCCCGAAGGCAGCATGGTGATGCATGCGGCCCAGAAAGTCGGGCAGTACGTGCCGCATTTCTGCTACCACAAGAAGCTCTCCATCGCGGCCAACTGCCGCATGTGCCTGGTCGAAGTGGAGAAGGCGCCCAAGGCCCTGCCGGCCTGCGCCACGCCCGTGACCAACGGCATGGTGGTCTTCACCAACTCGGAAAAAGCCAAGGCCGCACAGAAGTCGGTCATGGAATTCCTGTTGATCAACCACCCGCTGGATTGCCCGATCTGCGACCAGGGCGGCGAATGCCAGTTGCAGGACCTGGCCGTCGGCTACGGCGGCTCGGCCTCGCGCTACCACGAAGAAAAGCGCGTGGTGTTCCACAAGGATCTCGGCCCGCTGGTGTCGGCCGAGGAAATGGCGCGCTGCATCCACTGCACCCGCTGCGTGCGCTTCGGCCAGGAAATCGCCGGCGTCATGGAGCTGGGCATGCTCAATCGCGGCGAGCATTCCGAAATCACGACCTTCGTCGGCCGTTCCATCGAGTCGGAACTGTCCGGCAACATGATCGACCTCTGTCCCGTCGGCGCGCTGACCTCCAAGCCGTTCCGCTACAGCGCCCGCACCTGGGAACTGGCGCGCCGCCGCTCGGTCAGCCCGCACGACAGCGTGGGCGCCAACCTGGTGGTGCAGGTCAAGGGCGAGCACGTCATGCGCGTGGTGCCCTTCGAGAACGAAGCCGTCAACGAGTGCTGGATCAGCGACCGCGACCGCTTCTCGTACGAAGGCCTGAACAGCGAGGACCGCCTGGGCGTGCCCATGATCCGCAACGCCGACGGCACCTGGCGCGAAGCCTCCTGGGCCGACGCGCTGCAGGCCGTGGGCCAGGGCCTGGCGCGCGTGCGCGACAGCTTCGGCGCCGGCCAGATCGGCGCCCTGGCGACGGAATACGCGACCACCGAGGAATACGCGCTGCTGGGCCGCCTGGTGCGCGCCCTGGGTTCGGAGAACATCGACTTCCGCCTGCGCCAGACCGATCCGGCCTTCGACGCCGCCCTGACCGGCGCGCCGTGGCTGGGCATGCCGATCGCCGATCTCGATACGCTGGACCGCGTGCTGGTGGTCGGTTCCTTCCTGCGCAAGGACCACCCCCTGTTCGCGCAACGCCTGCGCCAGGCCGCCAAGCGCGGCACGCAGGTGCTGCTGGTCGACAGCGCCGCCGACGATCCGCTGCTGCCGGTCGCCGGCCGCCTGACCGTGGCGCCCTCGGAGCTGCCGCGCGCGCTGGCCGAAGTTGCCGTCGCGCTGGCCCAGTTGAAGGGCCAGGCCGTGCCGGCCGGCTTCGCCTCGGTGACGCCGGGCGAAAACGCCAAGCTGATCGCCGCCAGCCTGACCTCCGGCGCCAACGCCGGCGTGTTCCTGGGCAACCTGGCCGTCGCGTCGGCGCAGGCCTCGGTCCTCGCCGCCAACGCCCAGGCCATCGCCGAACTGGCGGGCGCCCGCCTCGGTTTCCTGACCTCGGGCGGCAACACCGTCGGCGGCTACCTGGCCGGCGCCGTGCCGGGCAAGGGCGGCAAGACCGCCGCCGCCATGCTGGCCGATCCGCTCAAGGCCTACATCGTGCTGCACGCCGAGCCGCTGCTGGACGCCGACAACGGCCCGCAGGCCGTGGCCGCGCTGCGCGACGCGCAATTCACCGTGGCCCTGACCTCGTACCGCTCGGCCGCCGCCGACTGGGCCGACGTCATGCTGCCGGTGGCGCCGTTCACCGAAACCTCGGGCACCTTCATCAACGCCCAGGGCCTGGCCCAGAGCTTCAAGGGCACCGTGGCCCCGCACGGCGAAAGCCGCCCGGGCTGGAAGGTGCTGCGCGTGCTGGGCAATGTGCTGCACCTGCCCGGCTTCGACGACGAAACCTCGGAATCGGTGCGCGACGCCGCGCTGTCCGGCGGCATCGAAGGCCGCCTGTCGAACCGCATCGCCGCCGCCGTCGGCGTGGGCCAGGCGCTGTCCGGCCTGGAACGCGTCGCCGACGTGCCGATCTACCGCACCGACGCCATCGTGCGCCGCTCGGAACCGCTGCAAGCCGCGCCCGCCTCGCGCGCGCCGGCCGCCCGCATGAACGGCCGCACCCTGGCCGGCCTGGGCCTGACCGCCGGTGTCAAGGTGAAGGTCGCCACCGCCGCGGGCAGCGTGGAGCTGGAGACCGTGCAGGATGACGCGGTCGCCGATCGCGCCGTGCGCGTCGCCGCCGCTTTCGAGAAAACCGCCGCCCTCGGCGGCGCCTTTGGTCAAATTAGCGTGGAGCGTGCCTGA
- the nuoH gene encoding NADH-quinone oxidoreductase subunit NuoH, translating to MEWLNTLEAQGQALLGATPWLIIWTLVKIVVIAVPIILCVAYLTLWERKMIGFMHIRLGPNRVGFKGLAQPFADVFKLLTKEVVLPTEANRILFILAPVVTLMPALAAWAVVPFGPQVVLANVNAGLLYVMAITSVGVYGVIVAGWASNSKYAFLGALRASAQMVSYELAIGFVLVTVLLVSGSLNMSEIVLGQGRGWFASHGVNFLSWNWLPLLPLFVIYVISAVAETNRHPFDVVEGESEIVAGHMVEYSGMAFALFFLGEYANMILLSALASIMFLGGWMPPIEVAPLTWIPGWLWLGLKTFVVVSMFVWFRASFPRYRYDQIMRLGWKIFIPLTGVWLLVVAIWMQTPWNIWR from the coding sequence ATGGAATGGCTCAACACCCTGGAAGCGCAGGGACAGGCCTTGTTGGGCGCGACGCCCTGGCTGATCATCTGGACCCTGGTCAAGATCGTCGTCATCGCGGTGCCCATCATTCTTTGCGTGGCCTATCTCACCTTGTGGGAACGCAAGATGATCGGCTTCATGCACATCCGTCTCGGCCCCAACCGCGTCGGCTTCAAGGGCCTGGCGCAGCCGTTCGCGGACGTGTTCAAGCTGCTGACCAAGGAAGTGGTGCTGCCGACGGAGGCCAACCGCATCCTCTTCATCCTGGCGCCGGTGGTCACGCTGATGCCGGCCCTGGCCGCCTGGGCCGTGGTGCCCTTCGGCCCGCAGGTGGTGCTGGCCAACGTCAACGCCGGCCTGCTGTACGTCATGGCTATCACCTCGGTGGGCGTGTACGGCGTGATCGTGGCCGGCTGGGCGTCGAACTCCAAGTACGCCTTCCTGGGCGCGCTGCGCGCCTCGGCGCAGATGGTGTCGTATGAACTGGCCATCGGTTTCGTGCTGGTGACGGTGCTGCTGGTGTCGGGCAGCCTGAACATGAGCGAGATCGTGCTGGGGCAGGGCAGGGGCTGGTTCGCCTCGCACGGCGTGAACTTCCTGTCCTGGAACTGGCTGCCGCTGCTGCCGTTGTTCGTCATCTACGTGATCTCGGCGGTGGCCGAGACCAACCGCCACCCCTTCGACGTGGTGGAAGGCGAATCGGAAATCGTGGCCGGCCACATGGTCGAATACTCGGGCATGGCCTTCGCCCTGTTCTTCCTGGGCGAATACGCCAACATGATCCTGTTGTCGGCCCTGGCGTCCATCATGTTCCTGGGCGGCTGGATGCCCCCGATCGAGGTCGCGCCGCTGACCTGGATCCCGGGCTGGCTCTGGCTGGGCCTGAAGACCTTCGTCGTGGTCTCGATGTTCGTGTGGTTCCGCGCGTCGTTCCCGCGTTACCGCTATGACCAGATCATGCGTCTGGGCTGGAAAATTTTCATCCCGCTGACCGGCGTGTGGCTGCTGGTGGTGGCGATCTGGATGCAGACGCCCTGGAATATTTGGCGCTGA
- the nuoI gene encoding NADH-quinone oxidoreductase subunit NuoI — translation MEAIKDFFGSLLLTELLKGLRLTGKYFFKRKVTLRYPYEKTPASPRFRGLHALRRYPNGEERCIACKLCEAVCPALAITIESEVRDDGTRRTSRYDIDLTKCIFCGFCEESCPVDSIVETHIHEYHGEKRGDLYFTKDMLLAVGDQFETEIARRRAEDAPYR, via the coding sequence ATGGAAGCGATCAAGGATTTCTTCGGCAGTCTGTTGCTGACCGAATTGCTCAAGGGCCTGCGCCTGACGGGTAAGTATTTCTTCAAGCGCAAGGTGACCTTGCGCTACCCCTACGAGAAGACGCCGGCGTCGCCGCGCTTCCGTGGCCTGCACGCGCTGCGCCGCTATCCCAACGGGGAAGAGCGCTGCATCGCCTGCAAGCTGTGCGAAGCGGTGTGCCCGGCGCTGGCCATCACCATCGAGTCGGAAGTGCGCGACGACGGCACGCGCCGCACCTCGCGCTACGACATCGACCTGACCAAGTGCATCTTCTGCGGCTTCTGCGAAGAAAGCTGTCCGGTGGACTCCATCGTGGAAACGCACATCCACGAATATCACGGCGAAAAACGCGGCGACCTGTACTTCACCAAGGACATGCTGCTCGCGGTGGGTGACCAGTTCGAAACCGAAATCGCCCGCCGTCGCGCCGAAGACGCGCCATACCGTTGA